Proteins from one Bacteroides mediterraneensis genomic window:
- a CDS encoding ABC transporter permease yields MILNVTLKMILRSWWRNKVFFLVSVASLALGLACTNLLVTYFVHEHGLEGHNPDRGRMFFLRQDDPMTEGKRVAFAGAEIPPQLKQNYAEVEDFLRLGKLDLLYCKVNEQKVEGDFKMLSADTTLTSFFDYCTEEGSLSQVLCQPGKVALSEACARRLFGEKQAVGKQVEAHFRFGEVRTYEVAAVLKKREQSLLQFDMLIAHDPDFFWGGLTLLKLTPGTDAARLADKLNVDKVPTLMPGQTKYYLDPLDAICFTTPDDASQQTLDFVSQTPVQTLYISLLAAVLILVIACCNYTNMSLSRLLQQLRMIHVEKLMGATLRNIRLQLFGDAFLTVVLAFGLSILLVNDCLSLFNDLLGSRLTMTFFFSSQMLPWLLLFILLMSVIPAWYISYRLSRLSFTEYRTLYSGRRKQRFVAVLVTVQFVISIGLLLATLTARNQMELTRQRASRYEGCIEIGDAFGAPLAPFKAELEKRVKGIESMTLSKASVLSAWIRQLNVQRPGGKEVRTNLLTLEGDSTLLRTLRIEQLSGESPSRLLERQVSPVLVNESFVRLLVPVGTEVVGHALREFERETQDSLAVIGGVVRDFSVNSLEEAVTPLVITLLSASDLQKGFYLQLRLRPESREEALRQIETVWNEMNPNQPFRYTDMHQEFMARNQKVLSLSHILTFYAVIGLLLTGFGLFGIAWYATRQRIREISIRKVHGATRGQIIWLLNKPFCLYAIVAYVVAMPVGGWLMLHWLEQFAYRAPLSAGIFVWPLLVVWGVSALIVCLQGWILSRVNPVECMKQDN; encoded by the coding sequence ATGATACTGAATGTCACACTGAAAATGATTTTGCGAAGCTGGTGGCGGAACAAGGTGTTTTTCCTTGTTTCGGTAGCCAGTCTGGCATTGGGATTGGCCTGTACCAACTTGCTGGTGACGTACTTTGTGCATGAGCATGGGTTGGAAGGGCATAATCCGGACCGTGGCCGTATGTTTTTCCTGCGGCAGGATGACCCGATGACGGAGGGGAAACGAGTGGCCTTTGCCGGAGCAGAGATTCCTCCACAGCTGAAGCAAAACTATGCCGAGGTAGAGGATTTTCTTCGGTTAGGGAAACTGGATTTGCTTTACTGCAAGGTGAACGAACAGAAGGTGGAAGGTGATTTTAAGATGTTGTCGGCCGATACGACCCTGACGAGCTTTTTTGATTACTGTACGGAAGAAGGTAGTTTAAGTCAGGTACTTTGTCAACCGGGAAAAGTGGCGTTGAGTGAGGCTTGTGCCCGTCGCCTTTTCGGAGAGAAACAAGCGGTAGGAAAGCAGGTGGAGGCACATTTCCGCTTTGGAGAGGTCCGTACGTACGAAGTGGCGGCAGTGCTCAAGAAACGCGAACAATCACTTCTGCAGTTTGATATGCTGATAGCACACGACCCTGATTTCTTCTGGGGTGGTCTTACACTGCTGAAGCTGACTCCGGGTACGGATGCTGCTCGTTTGGCTGATAAACTGAATGTGGACAAGGTGCCTACACTGATGCCCGGTCAGACGAAATATTACTTGGACCCGCTGGATGCCATTTGTTTCACGACTCCCGACGATGCTTCTCAGCAGACGCTCGACTTTGTCAGTCAGACACCTGTCCAGACTCTCTACATCAGTCTGCTGGCAGCCGTACTGATACTGGTCATTGCCTGCTGCAACTATACCAACATGAGTTTGAGCCGCTTGCTGCAACAGCTGCGTATGATTCATGTGGAGAAATTGATGGGGGCTACCTTGCGCAATATCCGTCTGCAACTTTTCGGGGATGCTTTCCTGACGGTGGTACTGGCGTTCGGGCTGTCCATTTTGCTGGTGAACGATTGCTTGTCACTGTTTAATGACTTGTTGGGTTCGCGGTTGACCATGACGTTCTTCTTCAGTAGTCAGATGCTGCCGTGGTTGCTGTTGTTTATTCTGTTGATGTCGGTAATACCGGCCTGGTATATCAGCTATCGCTTGTCACGCTTGTCGTTCACGGAATACCGTACGCTTTACAGTGGCCGGCGCAAGCAGCGATTTGTGGCAGTACTGGTAACGGTGCAGTTTGTGATTTCCATCGGTTTGTTGCTGGCTACGCTGACAGCCCGCAACCAGATGGAACTGACCCGCCAGCGGGCTTCGCGTTACGAAGGCTGCATTGAGATAGGGGATGCCTTTGGAGCTCCGTTGGCTCCTTTCAAGGCGGAACTGGAGAAACGGGTGAAAGGCATTGAATCCATGACACTTTCCAAGGCTTCGGTACTCAGTGCCTGGATACGTCAGTTGAACGTGCAGCGTCCCGGTGGAAAGGAAGTGCGTACCAATCTGCTGACCTTGGAAGGCGACTCCACTTTATTGCGTACCTTGCGCATTGAACAGTTGAGTGGAGAATCTCCTTCCCGCTTGTTGGAGCGTCAGGTCTCTCCGGTATTGGTGAACGAGAGTTTTGTCCGGCTGTTGGTGCCTGTGGGTACGGAAGTGGTCGGACATGCCTTGCGTGAGTTCGAAAGGGAAACACAAGACAGCTTGGCTGTGATAGGTGGTGTGGTGCGTGATTTTTCCGTCAATTCACTGGAGGAAGCCGTAACGCCCCTTGTCATCACACTGCTGTCGGCAAGTGACTTGCAGAAAGGATTCTATCTGCAGCTTCGTCTTCGTCCGGAAAGCCGTGAGGAGGCCTTGCGGCAGATAGAGACGGTATGGAATGAGATGAATCCCAACCAGCCTTTCAGATACACGGACATGCATCAGGAGTTTATGGCACGCAATCAGAAAGTGCTTTCCTTGTCGCATATCCTGACGTTCTATGCTGTCATTGGTCTGTTGCTGACAGGTTTCGGGTTGTTTGGTATTGCCTGGTACGCCACCCGTCAGCGGATACGTGAAATCAGCATCCGCAAGGTACATGGAGCGACACGTGGGCAAATCATTTGGCTGCTCAACAAGCCGTTCTGCCTCTATGCTATCGTAGCCTATGTGGTGGCCATGCCCGTTGGCGGGTGGCTCATGCTGCATTGGCTGGAGCAGTTTGCCTACCGTGCCCCGCTTTCGGCCGGTATCTTTGTGTGGCCGTTGCTAGTGGTGTGGGGCGTTTCAGCGCTTATCGTCTGTCTGCAAGGTTGGATATTGAGTCGGGTAAATCCGGTAGAGTGTATGAAACAAGATAATTAA
- a CDS encoding TlpA disulfide reductase family protein, protein MRKQVLACLLLGALGAQAQEKFVVEGQLKHIPDGTVFSLMKREGNVGSMAATDTLRNGTFRFELTTAGNGLERYDLMAHDKTSFPPMSLSLWVNPGSRLLVQGENPYIYSWKVESDVKEQQFQQQLMQASRKEWEEFQRLSMQKFELMRSAAQGGNKEQARAKVDSLQQLTDKVSDQITQHTIALMKQSPVNAVWMDELYHMGMSVKFRKDYPYKEDVQQLYDRLDAAQKETFEGKSVYLTLNSPTVVKAGEEAVDADMYDLEGKVHHLAEFRGKYVLLDFWSRGCGPCMMSQPELKEISEMYKDSLEVVSLSIENRKGWEEASKAHAMTWNNWNDLEETNGLYARYGVRGIPHFVLISPEGKVVDSWSGYGKGLLKLKVKGMLAPKQPMRIEWKDGHKLVHHPRKKTEKVDVLTIRQVELTDSATVLRVHARYIPNYWIRLDKATFLMSDKGVNYPLLRSEGFAIDEQVFMPDSGEMDFTLYFAPLPKDTRWFDFSEGEHVEGGYYIEGIRLTE, encoded by the coding sequence ATGAGAAAGCAAGTATTAGCCTGTCTGCTCTTAGGTGCATTGGGAGCGCAGGCACAAGAGAAATTTGTGGTGGAAGGACAGTTGAAGCACATTCCCGACGGAACCGTGTTCAGTTTGATGAAGCGAGAGGGGAATGTAGGGAGTATGGCGGCTACCGACACGTTGCGGAACGGCACATTCCGTTTTGAGCTGACTACCGCTGGAAACGGGCTGGAACGCTATGATTTGATGGCACATGACAAGACGAGTTTTCCACCCATGTCGCTCAGCTTGTGGGTGAATCCCGGAAGTCGTTTGCTCGTACAGGGAGAAAATCCGTATATTTACTCTTGGAAAGTAGAGAGCGATGTGAAGGAACAACAGTTCCAGCAGCAGCTGATGCAGGCTTCCCGCAAGGAATGGGAAGAGTTTCAGCGGTTGTCCATGCAGAAGTTTGAGCTGATGAGGTCGGCTGCACAGGGAGGAAACAAGGAACAGGCTCGTGCAAAGGTAGACAGTCTGCAACAACTGACGGATAAGGTGAGCGATCAGATTACGCAGCATACTATCGCACTTATGAAACAGTCGCCGGTCAATGCCGTCTGGATGGATGAACTGTACCATATGGGGATGTCGGTGAAGTTCCGTAAAGACTATCCGTATAAGGAAGACGTGCAGCAGTTGTACGACCGTCTGGATGCCGCACAGAAAGAGACTTTTGAAGGGAAGAGCGTGTACCTGACTTTAAATTCGCCGACCGTGGTCAAGGCGGGCGAGGAAGCTGTCGATGCGGATATGTATGATTTGGAAGGCAAGGTTCACCACTTGGCAGAGTTTCGCGGAAAATACGTCCTGCTGGATTTCTGGAGCCGGGGATGTGGCCCTTGCATGATGTCGCAGCCGGAGCTGAAAGAAATCAGCGAGATGTACAAGGACAGCTTGGAGGTGGTCAGTTTGAGCATTGAGAACCGGAAAGGATGGGAAGAGGCTTCTAAAGCGCATGCCATGACTTGGAATAACTGGAACGATTTGGAGGAAACCAATGGATTGTATGCCCGTTATGGCGTCAGAGGTATTCCCCATTTTGTGTTGATTTCTCCGGAGGGAAAGGTAGTTGACAGCTGGAGTGGATATGGAAAAGGGCTGTTGAAGCTGAAAGTCAAAGGCATGTTGGCTCCCAAACAGCCGATGCGTATCGAATGGAAAGACGGTCACAAACTGGTGCATCATCCGCGGAAGAAAACAGAGAAAGTGGATGTGCTGACCATCCGTCAGGTGGAACTGACAGACTCGGCTACGGTGCTTCGCGTGCATGCACGGTATATTCCAAACTATTGGATTCGGCTGGACAAAGCGACTTTCTTGATGTCGGACAAGGGGGTGAACTATCCGCTCCTGCGCAGTGAAGGTTTCGCGATAGACGAGCAAGTGTTTATGCCCGATAGCGGAGAAATGGATTTCACGCTCTATTTTGCTCCGCTGCCGAAAGATACCCGTTGGTTTGACTTTTCGGAAGGCGAGCACGTGGAAGGGGGATACTATATCGAAGGTATCCGTCTGACAGAATAA
- a CDS encoding ABC transporter permease encodes MVAHYLKVAFRNLWKYKFQHIVSALCLAVGVLAFSLMIRFVSVMSEKADYIGGERAMQLNISKKDFAGDIPFYEEDVRRLESQVTGMLDSISAFSYEAHIDVEVVGIDGNETPYQVTYKTANPSAFLFWKLPLLYGARLPEREDEIIVSAAFARRIAGGDNPVGRVVRIASQTSANGITDYSIVNVVAENEKGGSPRTECWFPLSLKPKAWLQVYALCEQGVSPEALKKRLAGMNWIRGEEVMHVKAFSLKELEESRNIDLARFFLLFISSLILLSGLINFLKFTFQMFYARQRELALRKCVGSDSKGIFWLLFSEVFIMLTIAWFLSLIMGEVAIPLARTWLPSENIVWMSASSVYGLHTLVYLGTLLLCVPLLLIPVWRVRRVSLIHQIQFNRGKHVFRSLMIGVQLAVCIFFLGAVMVVHLSYTELFGKTYAPLATAEEERSLSLSLDTERIRQHWDEIRSELTALPEIERLVTLGDETLDGNLSSYLYTSYQKADHSEVRVAVAQGDPAYFDFFHIPLAGKRMDAEAEGYVYVNEAFARLLQAEHAEGTVMLDGRSYRIAGVYHELYKQVILDGRMNLSVFFPSSQATTCLLKIASGSEVDKVTKRVIALCRQYVPETLPLHIRKFSDVRQTDTATIGMMKYAMGILAGISILLVVLSVYSSVVMDAETRRKEVAIRKINGASPWNIGLLFARGYALIFLIAFGVTYPVLRLAMIQALSDSGLQSVYGWAWGVCLFVVVACLVGLTACWQIFRVMRLNPAEEIKRE; translated from the coding sequence AAGCGTAATGAGTGAAAAGGCTGATTATATAGGAGGCGAACGGGCTATGCAACTGAATATTAGTAAAAAGGATTTTGCCGGTGATATTCCTTTCTATGAAGAAGATGTCCGGAGGCTGGAAAGCCAGGTTACAGGTATGCTGGATTCTATCTCAGCCTTTTCCTATGAGGCCCATATAGACGTGGAGGTGGTAGGAATAGATGGGAATGAAACCCCGTATCAGGTGACTTATAAAACGGCAAATCCTTCAGCTTTTCTGTTTTGGAAATTACCTTTGCTTTATGGGGCCCGCTTGCCGGAAAGAGAAGATGAAATCATTGTGTCTGCTGCTTTTGCTCGAAGGATAGCTGGCGGTGACAATCCGGTCGGTCGGGTGGTCCGGATTGCTTCTCAGACTTCCGCCAACGGTATTACGGATTATTCGATTGTGAATGTAGTGGCCGAAAATGAAAAAGGCGGCTCGCCGAGGACAGAATGTTGGTTCCCTTTGTCATTGAAACCGAAAGCGTGGCTGCAAGTCTATGCTCTTTGTGAGCAGGGAGTGTCTCCGGAAGCGCTGAAAAAGCGTTTGGCGGGGATGAATTGGATACGTGGAGAGGAGGTGATGCATGTGAAGGCCTTTTCTTTAAAAGAACTGGAGGAAAGCAGGAATATAGACTTGGCCCGTTTTTTCTTGCTCTTCATTTCTTCCTTGATTCTGCTGTCGGGACTGATTAATTTCCTGAAGTTTACATTTCAAATGTTTTATGCCCGTCAGCGGGAGCTGGCTTTACGTAAATGTGTGGGCTCCGATTCAAAAGGTATCTTCTGGTTGTTGTTTTCTGAAGTGTTCATCATGCTGACCATTGCCTGGTTCCTTTCTTTGATAATGGGAGAGGTGGCAATTCCGCTGGCCCGTACTTGGTTGCCTTCGGAGAATATAGTCTGGATGTCTGCTTCGTCTGTCTACGGTCTGCATACACTGGTGTATTTGGGTACCTTGTTGCTTTGCGTTCCTCTGTTATTGATTCCGGTGTGGCGGGTGCGTAGAGTGAGTCTGATTCATCAGATTCAGTTCAATCGCGGGAAACATGTTTTTCGTTCCCTGATGATTGGGGTCCAACTGGCGGTGTGCATTTTCTTCCTTGGAGCGGTGATGGTGGTGCATTTGTCATATACAGAACTGTTTGGAAAGACTTATGCTCCTTTGGCTACGGCAGAAGAGGAACGGAGCCTTTCTCTTTCTTTGGATACGGAACGTATTCGTCAACATTGGGATGAGATTCGTTCAGAACTGACTGCTTTGCCTGAAATTGAACGTTTGGTTACACTGGGGGATGAAACTTTAGATGGAAATCTATCTTCCTATCTTTATACCTCCTATCAGAAGGCAGATCATTCAGAGGTACGGGTTGCTGTAGCTCAGGGAGATCCGGCTTATTTTGATTTTTTCCATATTCCGCTGGCTGGGAAACGGATGGATGCAGAAGCGGAAGGGTATGTATATGTCAATGAGGCGTTTGCCCGCTTGTTACAGGCTGAACATGCAGAAGGTACGGTGATGCTTGATGGAAGAAGTTACCGGATTGCAGGGGTGTATCATGAACTTTATAAGCAGGTGATACTGGATGGACGGATGAACTTGTCGGTATTCTTCCCTTCTTCTCAGGCAACTACTTGTTTGCTGAAAATAGCATCCGGTAGCGAGGTAGATAAAGTAACGAAACGAGTGATTGCTTTGTGTCGCCAGTATGTTCCGGAGACCTTGCCGTTACACATTCGAAAGTTCAGTGATGTCCGGCAAACAGACACAGCTACCATCGGAATGATGAAATATGCCATGGGAATACTGGCAGGCATTAGTATCTTGCTAGTGGTTTTGAGCGTATATTCATCGGTGGTGATGGATGCGGAAACCCGACGAAAGGAAGTGGCCATTCGTAAAATAAATGGGGCTTCCCCATGGAACATCGGTTTGCTATTCGCACGAGGGTATGCCTTGATTTTTCTGATAGCTTTCGGGGTGACTTATCCGGTGCTGAGGCTTGCCATGATTCAGGCATTGAGCGATTCCGGCTTGCAGTCCGTTTACGGTTGGGCTTGGGGAGTCTGTCTGTTTGTCGTAGTTGCCTGTTTGGTGGGACTGACTGCATGCTGGCAAATATTCCGGGTGATGCGGTTGAATCCGGCAGAAGAAATCAAGAGGGAGTGA